The following proteins are encoded in a genomic region of Glycine soja cultivar W05 chromosome 17, ASM419377v2, whole genome shotgun sequence:
- the LOC114391410 gene encoding protein ENHANCED DISEASE RESISTANCE 2-like, translated as MDAAATGSELNKSGSGGSERSEDSGGGIFEYSGWVYHLGVNSIGHEYCHLRFLFIRGKYVSMYKRDPHDNPGLKPIRQGVVGPTLMVEELGRRKVNNGDLYVLRFFNRLDETKKGEIACATAGDARGWMEAFDQAKQQAEYELSRGVSAREKLNMEAEINLEGHRPRVRRYAHGLRKLIRIGQGPEKLLRQSSKLAIRPDGFEGDSGDAVEAHQWKCVLTVAGIRIFEDVSDHKNGKAVLAKSVGVIDATADTVFEVILSTEQQKRYEWDTLMCDLELIDSYDGHYDVVYGTYDSKYLSRWHSKQDFVFSRQWFRGQDGTYTILQFPAIHKKKPQRSGYRRAKVNPSSWEIRNLNTSMASNSPRCLVTHTLEIHSTSWCRWKKNKSSKFERSIPYALLCQVSGLKEYIAANPALHHENATTIVHSKLSDASISSAEYEDEMQDEFYDAITADSSTSDEESDDDQKLVLQEARVKLKNISWAITTLALMRTAAPDLTEELDPHVTHITIPSDLHGSLRKGNDDNDTNCWASPSGKGFMIRGKNYLKDSSKVVGGDPLLKLVAVDWFTVDKSADRIALHPKCLVQSEAGKTLPFILVINLQVPAKPNYSLVLYYAADRPINKNSLLAKFVDGSDAFRDSRFKLIPSIVEGYWMVKRAVGTKACLLGKAVTCKYFRQDNFLEIDVDIGSSSVARSVIGLVLGYVTSLVVDLAILIQANEEVELPEYILGTVRLNRLKLESAVPLEV; from the exons ATGGACGCCGCAGCAACAGGTTCGGAGCTGAACAAGTCCGGAAGCGGAGGTTCGGAGCGAAGTGAGGACAGCGGAGGAGGGATATTTGAGTACTCTGGCTGGGTTTATCACTTGGGAGTGAATTCCATTGGCCATGAGTACTGTCATCTCCGATTCCTCTTCATTAGGGGAAAGTATGTCTCCATGTACAAGCGTGATCCTCACGATAACCCTGGCCTC AAACCTATTAGGCAGGGAGTTGTAGGACCCACGCTAATGGTGGAGGAGCTAGGTCGTCGAAAGGTCAACAATGGG GATCTTTATGTTTTACGGTTTTTCAATCGATTAGATGAGACCAAAAAGGGAGAG ATTGCTTGCGCTACAGCTGGGGATGCCAGGGGATGGATGGAAGCATTTGATCAGGCCAAGCAACAG GCTGAGTATGAGCTGTCAAGAGGAGTTAGTGCCAGAGAAAAACTAAACATGGAAGCCGA GATCAATCTTGAAGGACATCGACCTAGAGTGAGGCGATATGCCCATGGGTTGAGGAAGCTCATAAGAATTGGCCAAG GCCCAGAGAAACTGTTACGACAATCATCAAAGTTGGCTATTAGGCCTGATGGGTTTGAAGGGGACAGTGGAGATGCAGTTGAAGCACATCAATGGAAATGCGTTCTTACTGTGGCTG GTATTAGAATTTTTGAAGATGTTTCTGATCACAAG AATGGTAAGGCTGTTCTTGCAAAGTCTGTTGGTGTTATTGATGCAACTGCAGATACGGTTTTTGAAGTGATTTTGAGCACTGAACAACAGAAAAGATATGA GTGGGATACATTGATGTGTGACTTGGAGCTGATAGATTCATATGATGGACACTACGATGTTGTTTATGGGACATATGATTCTAAGTATCTATCTCG GTGGCACTCAAAGCAGGATTTTGTCTTCTCTAGGCAATGGTTTCGGGGACAAGATGGAACATATA CTATCTTGCAATTTCCAGCTATACATAAGAAAAAGCCTCAAAGATCTGGATATCGACGTGCAAAAGTTAATC CATCTTCATGGGAGATTAGAAATTTGAACACATCTATGGCATCAAATAGCCCAAGATGTTTAGTGACCCACACTTTAGAGATACACTCTACGTCCTGGTGTCGATGGAAGAAGAACAAGAGCTCAAAATTTGAGAGGAGCATTCCATATGCACTATTGTGCCAAGTGTCAG GTCTGAAGGAATACATTGCAGCCAATCCTGCACTCCACCATGAAAATGCCACCACAATTGTTCATTCCAAATTGTCTGATGCTTCTATTTCTAGTGCTGAATATGAGGATGAAATGCAGGATGAGTTTTATGATGCAATTACTGCTGATTCGTCAACATCAGATGAAGAAAGTGATGATGATCAGAAGCTTGTTCTGCAG GAGGCAAGAGTCAAACTAAAGAATATTTCATGGGCAATCACAACCTTGGCTTTGATGCGAACTGCAG CTCCCGATCTAACTGAAGAATTGGATCCTCATGTAACTCATATCACAATTCCAAGTGACTTGCATGGTTCTTTGCGCAAAGGAAATGATGACAATGACACAAACTGTTGGGCTTCTCCTAGCGGAAAAGGATTTATGATTAGAGGAAAGAATTATCTTAAAGATAGTTCTAAG GTAGTTGGAGGAGATCCTCTTCTCAAGCTTGTAGCAGTTGATTGGTTTACAGTTGATAAATCCGCGGATAGAATTGCCCTTCACCCTAAATGTTTGGTTCAG TCAGAAGCTGGGAAAACGCTTCCATTTATCCTTGTCATTAATCTCCAG GTTCCTGCTAAACCAAACTACAGTCTGGTTCTATATTATGCAGCTGACAGAccgataaataaaaattctctgTTAGCTAAGTTTGTTGATGGAAGTGATGCATTTCGGGACTCAAGATTCAAACTTATTCCAAGTATAGTTGAG GGATATTGGATGGTCAAGAGAGCTGTAGGAACCAAAGCTTGCCTCTTAGGAAAAGCTGTGACTTGTAAATACTTTAGACAAGATAATTTTTTGGAG ATTGACGTGGACATTGGATCATCTTCTGTAGCAAGGAGTGTCATTGGCCTTGTCCTGGGATATGTTACAAGTTTAGTTGTTGACCTTGCAATTTTGATACAG GCAAACGAAGAGGTGGAGCTGCCGGAGTACATTCTTGGAACTGTTCGATTAAACCGTTTGAAACTTGAATCTGCTGTACCATTGGAGGTTTAA
- the LOC114394198 gene encoding uncharacterized protein LOC114394198 — MGTTILRSHDCLQGRFLHNEAFAIAASRVASRRNSNPNNNSFASSAKPNRCRKRSPVTNRDRRRSPAKATLPANLVMGHVKILKRGEKLSLQNNTNQRLAENVSMKNDMGLDLLLGSTDRLGPDPLTMQKHIRVSDANNNGVYAGSAFVSSPHPSSVPVPGFLGRNGAATSDLRRLLRLDLE; from the coding sequence ATGGGAACAACAATTCTTCGTTCCCACGATTGCCTCCAAGGCCGGTTCCTCCACAACGAAGCCTTCGCCATTGCCGCATCACGTGTCGCATCGCGAAGAAACTCTAATCCTAACAATAATAGCTTCGCCTCCTCCGCCAAACCAAACCGCTGCCGGAAGCGGAGTCCGGTCACCAATCGAGACCGCCGTCGATCTCCGGCGAAGGCCACCTTGCCGGCGAATCTCGTCATGGGACACGTTAAGATCCTGAAGCGAGGCGAGAAATTGAGCCTCCAGAATAATACCAACCAAAGACTCGCGGAGAACGTTTCGATGAAGAACGATATGGGCCTGGATTTGTTATTGGGCTCGACGGATCGGTTGGGCCCGGATCCATTAACCATGCAGAAGCATATTAGGGTTTCAGATGCTAACAACAACGGCGTGTATGCGGGATCGGCGTTCGTCTCGTCGCCGCATCCAAGTTCCGTTCCGGTGCCGGGATTTCTAGGGCGGAACGGCGCAGCCACCAGCGATTTGCGACGGTTGCTGCGACTCGATTTGGAATGA